The nucleotide window GTCGGCACGGGGTTGCGGGCGGCGACGCCGACGATATTGATAATCCGCCCCCACCGCTGTCGTTGCATGTGGGAGAAGACCTCCCGGCTCAGGCGGATGGTGGCGAAGAGCTTCCCGTTCCAGTCGGCCCAGTACTGCTCGTCCGGAACGGTGAGGAAGTCCCCCCGCTGCGTGCTGCCGGCGTTGTTGACCAGAATGTCCACGCGCCCGAAGGTCGCCACCGTCCGGGCTGCCACCGTCCGGACCCCGTCACCCTGGGCCAAGTCGGCCACCACGGCCAACACCTCGGCGCCCGTCTCCGCCCGGATCCGCCCGGCCGCCTCCTCCAGGGTGGTCGCGGTCCGGGCGCAGATGCTGAGGCGTGTCCCCTCCAGGGCCAACGCGCGGGCGATGGCCAGGCCGATCCCCTGGCTCGCCCCCGTCACCAGTGCCACCTTCCCCTTCAGGCCGAGATCCATCCGGTCTCCTTCACGCGAAGAGGGGGAGCGGGTCCTCCAGGCGCAGCGCGTCCTGGACGTAGAAGGCCTGGCCATACTTCGCGCCGATGAGCGCCCCGTAGTACCCGGCGGTAGCCTCGAGGCGACTCGGGAAGAAGGGAGGGCGGTCGGTCCGGTTGAATTGGGAGGCGTGCGCGCGCATCGCCTCGATCGCCTCGGGGAACTCCTCGTCCACCGGGACGATGAAGGTGGGGCGGAAGTAGGGGGCCAGGAAGTAGTAGAAGACCTTCTTGACGACGTGGGGCTTCCCCTGGGCCGGGAACTTCTCCAGGTGGGCGAAGTTCGCGGCGTGGCTCGCCAGGTGACCGCCCGTGATGTGGTCGGCGTGGCCGCGGCCCCGGCCCGGCTCCAGGCCGTAGTAGGGGGCGAGGACCACCGCCGGCCGGTACTTCCGGATCAGGGAGGCCACGGCCACGCGATTGTCGAAGGAGTCCTCGAGGCGCGTGTCCCCCAGGTTCAGGATCTCGAAGGCGTCCACCTTGAGGCCGGCCGCGGCCTCCGCCGCCTCCTTCCGCCGCTGGTCGGGGGTCCCGCTCCCCATGTCCCCCTCCGTCAGGCAGAGGATTCCGGTCCGATGGCCCCGCTTCTTCATCTTCAGGAGGAATGCCCCGGTCCCGATCTCGGCGTCGTCGGGATGGGCCCCAATGCTCAGGAAGTCCAGCGCTGTCGGCATCCGCGCTCTCCTCGATGGGGGTCAGCCCCCCACCTCGGGCAGGGGGAAAATCTCGGTGGCCAGCTTCTCCCCGGTGACGGTGAGACGGGCCACGGAGCGGGGCAGGCCGAAGCGCCGGGGCCCGGCCCCCCCGGGGTTCAGGAACAGGATCCCGTCGTGCACCGCCCGGTAGGGACGATGCGTGTGGCCGAAGCAGACCGCGTGGGGGCGGACCCGCCTCAGCAGGTCGCGGACGGCCGGGTCCGGGGCCTCCGGCCGGCCGATCTGGTGGAGCAACAAGAGGCGGGCCGTCCCCACCCGCTCCACCCGGTGCCAGGGATGCCTTTCGTCCAGGACTCCCCGGTCGGCGTTCCCCATGACCGCCCGGACCGGCGCCACAAGCGCCAGCGCCGCCAGCACCCCCTCGTCCCCGATGTCCCCCGCATGCAGGATCAGGCCGACGCCGGCGAAGAGGCGGAAGACAGCCGGGTCCAACCGGCCGTGGGTATCCGCGATGAGGCCGACCAGGTGCCGCCCGCCCCGTCCTCCGGAGCTAGCAGGTGAAGCCCCGATCGCTCTCCACCCCTATCCCGGCGTCCCCCACCCCGTCTTGGGATGCGGAGCACGCCGTCCCATGCCACGGACCCCTCCTCACCGGAAAAACACCTCCCGCTCCCCGCTCCGGAGGCTTACCTTCAGGCGCTCCTCTTCGCGACGGATCGTGAGGGTCACCTGCTCCCCCGCGCGGTACTTCCACAGCTCCTCGTAGAGGTCGCGGCGGCCGCTCACACTGCAGAACCCGACCTCCCGGATCCGGTCCCCCGGTTTCAGGCCGCCGACCTCCGCGGGTCCGCCGGGGACCAGGCCGGAGATGAGCACCTCCCCCTCGTCGCCCCGCACGTAGCATCCCAGCCAGGCGCGGTGCGGCCGGCTGACGATCCCCCCGTGCTCCAGCAGCTCGAGCCGGTGCAGCCGGTAGGCCTCCACGGGGATGGCCAGGCTGGCCTGGCCGACCCCCTCCAGGGTCAGCGAGACGCTTCCCACCATCAGGCCCCGGCTGTCGAAGAGGGGCCCGCCGCCGTACCCGGGGTTCTCCGCGGTGGAGACGATGGCGCGATCCAGCATGTACTCCCACTCCGCGTCGAACTCCCCCAGGTAGGTGACCAACCCCCCGCTCCCCCGCCGCTCAGCCTGGCCGGTGCTCCCCACCGCAAAGACCGGGTCCCCGAGCGTGAGATCCAGGGACGAGCCCATCCGAAGGGCCAGGAGGCCCGCCTCCTCCACCCGCAGGAGGGCCAGACCGCTGTCGTAGTCCTGGGCAGCCACGCCCGCCTCGACCGTCCGACCGTCCGTGAGGCCCACGGTGATCTCCTCCGCGCCCAACACCAGGTAATTGACGGTGAGGATATAGCCGCGGCCATCCACCACGGCCCCGCTTCCCATCCGCTCCTCCCCCAGGATGGGGATCGAGCGGTGTCCTTCCCGGATCCGGACGGCCACGGCGACCGTCCCGGGGAGGACGTCCTGGATGAGGTCCGGGGGGGCGTCCATGGGCCGTCCCGCCCCCTACCAGAGACGGGTGGGGGCATGGGTGATGACCTCGGGTCTCCCCTCCGTCACCAGAATCTCCTGCTCCACGCAGACGCCCCCCAGTTCGGGGACGTAGATTCCCGGCTCGACGCAGAGAGCCATGCCGGGTCGAAGCGGCGTCGCGACGCCCGGGAGGAGATAGGGCTCCTCGACGGTCTCGAGGCCGATCGCGTGGCCGGCGAAGGGACGGGCGTACCCCCCGAACCCCGCCGCCGCAATCCGGTCGTGGGCAACGGCCACGAGATGCTCGGCGGGGACGCCGGGCCGGGCAGCCTCCACCGCCGCCGTGGTCGCCTCCAGGCCCGCCTCCAACAGGCGGCGTTGCTCCGGGGAGACTTCCCCCGCCACCGTCGTCCGGAGGACATCGAACTGGTACCCCTGGCGGGCGCCGATCAGATCCAGCGTCACCATCTCCCCCTGGCCGATCACCCGATCCGTTGCCTGGGGCCACCGCGAGGTCCAGGTGGCCCACGGGCCCGAGTGGACCCGGAGGTACCGGACGAAGTCTGCGCCGGCCAGCAGTGCCGCGCCGACCCCCGCCGCGCAGACCTCCCGCTCCGACACGCCGGGCTTCACGGCGCTGACCGCCGCCGCGAGTCCCGCGGCGGCCACGGCCGCCGCCTGCCGCAGCAGATCCTGCTCGGCCGGACTCTTCACCTGGCGCATCCCGTTCACGATCTCTTCCGCCGGCTCCCAGGTGACGGCGGGGAGGGCGGCCGCCATCTCGCGGAACAGGGTCAGCGGGAGGATGTCCGCGCCGGCCAGCCCGATCCGGGCCGTCGCCAACCCCCGCCCCTGCACGACACCGGCGAGGGCCCGGGGAAGGTCGCTGCTCACCTCCACCGCCTCCACCGCCACGAGGTCCCGCCGGACCGCGGGCCCGTCCGCCACCAGGATGGGGGCTCCCTGCTGCGGGAGGAGCAATGCGGCGTGCCCCAGCCCCCGCATCGCCCCGCTCACCACGGCCGTCGGGAACGGGGGAAAGTGATTCGTGAGGTAGGCCAGACTCCCCGGCCGGTCATAGAAGGCTCGGCCGACCACGAGCAGGGCGGCGAGGCCGCGGGCCGCGCAGGCCCGCCGCGCCTCCTCCTGCCGGGCCGCGAACTCCTCCGGGGGGATCCCCAGCGCCTCGGCGCTCATTGCCCCTCCCTCCCCCCGGCCGGTCCGGGGGCGAAGAGGAGATCCAGGAGCTCCCGGAGGATCCGCGCCGTCGCCCCCCAGATGACCTCGGTGCCGGCCCGGTAGAAGTACACGGGAAACGTCCGCCCGTCCCGCTCCCACTGCTCCTCCCGGAAGTTCGCCGGCTCCCGAAGCAGGGCCAGCGACACGGGGAGGATGGCCTCCACCTCGGCCGGATGGGGGGCGAGCTCCGTGCCGGGGCGGACCCACGCGACGAACGGGCGGATGCAGAAGCGGGAGGTCGCCGTGACGGCGTCGCTCAGGGCCCCCAGGACCTCCACGTCCGCCCGCCGGAGGCTGATCTCCTCCTCCGCCTCCCGGAGGGCCGTGGCCAACAGGTCGGCGTCGGTCGGCTCCCACGTGCCGCCGGGGAACGCGATCTGTCCGCCGTGCAGGTGCAGGGTCGCGCTCCGGCGAACGAGGAGCACGCGCGGCCCCGCGGCGCCGCCGGTCAGCGGGACCAGGACGGCGGCCCGGCGCAGCCCGGTCCCCTCAGCGGGAGGGTTCCGCCGGTTGGCCAGGACCCTCCGCAGCGCCGCCAGCTCCAGCATCCTCTCCCTCGGCCGGCGGCGCCGGGGTGCCGGGGATCCGCTCCTGGAGGAGGCCCCAAGCCCGCCGGAGGATCTGCCGCTCGTTGTCGTGGCTGAGGCGCTCGTACGCCTCGGGGAGGAGGACCCAGCGAACCTCCTCCACCTCCTGATCATGGTCGCCGGGCCGGCCCCCGGCGTACTCCAGCAGGTAGAAGTGCACGGTCTTGTGGACGCGGGCCCGGGCCTCCTTCTCGTAGAACCAGTACTGGACGCTGCCCAGCGGGGCGACGAGCGCCCCGTCCAGGCCGGTCTCCTCCCGGACCTCCCGGCGGGCGGTCAGCTCCACATCCTCCCCCGGCTCCACCGTCCCCTTGGGGAGCCCCCAGACGCTCCCCTGCCGGGTCCCGATGAGCGCCACCTCCGGCAGCCCCTCCTGGACCCGGAAGATCACGCCCCCCGCCGAGACATGCCGGCGCACCGGGGCGCGCGCCCCTCTCATCCTCCCCCGTGGCTCGGCCACGCGCGCTCCTTTCGCCGCGGGCGATTCGGCGATTATAGCCGTCCCGGGCTGGACGGCCAAGAGATCGGGTCACTCCGAGAGGCGGAGGAGCATGCCGCTCCGTCGCGCGGAGCGCGAAGCCCAGTGGAGCCCGAGACCCCCCGCCGCCAGGTAGGCCACCCCCCAGGCGAACCCCGCCGCCCAGGGAGCCGAGACAGTCGGCGCGAAGCCATAGCCTGCCCGGAACCCCTCCAGGATGCCGGTCAGGGGGAGGGCGCGACCGACCGCCGCCAGCGGAGCCGGGAGCACGCCCACCGGGTAGTAGACCCCGCACAGGACCATCAGCATGCTGACAAGCGACCAGGCCGCCACCTCCGCCCGGTAGCCGAAGCAGAGGACCAGGATGCAGACCAGGACCCCCACGGCACCCGCGCTGAGGAGGCAGCCGAGGAGGAAGAGGACCAGCGGGAGGGGGCCGGCCTTCAAGAAATCGAAACCGAAGGCCCAGGTGCTGAAGCTCGCCATCACCAAGAAGGCCAGCACCCCCCGGACGGCGCCCACGGCCCAGGAGCCGGCCACCAGATGCCCTACCCCGATCGGGGCCAGGAACTGGTGCTTCACGCTCTTGCTCCACATGTCGAAGAGCAGGCCGTAGGCCACGTCCAGCTGACAGACCTGGACCACGCTGAGGGCGATGGTCCCGGTGAGGACGAAGGCGGTGGTATCGGGGTCCAGGGCCAGGAAGCGGGTCAAGAGGCCGAGCGAGGCCAGCCCCACCGCAGGCCAGAAGAGGACCTCGAAGAGGGTGAAGGCATTGCGGCGGGTCATCCGGAGGTTCCGGACGAAGAATGCCCCCGCCTTAATGATGTGGCTTGGCATACTCGACAAAGACGTCCTCCAGGTCGGGCTCGACGACGCGGAGCTGCTCGACCCGCACGCCACCCGCTTGGAGCAGGCCGAGGAGGCTCGGGAGGCGGGCGGCGGCTTCGTCCACGGTGCAGGTGAGCTGGCCGTCCTGAACCACCCACCGGAGCAAGCCCGGGAGGCCGGCCAGGTCGGGCAGCGGCCCCGTGGTCCGGAGATGGACGGCGTCCCCCAGCCCGAGGCCCCGCTTGAGCTCGGCCGGAGGTCCCTCGGCCAGGATCATGCCCCGCTTGAGGAACGCCACCCGGTCGCACAGCTGCTCCGCCTCCCGCATGTAATGGGTGCAGAGGAGGATGGTGACCCCCTCGGATGCCCGCAGCGCGGCGATCTGTGCCCGAACCTTCAGGGCCATGTCCGGGTCGAGACCGACGGTCGGCTCGTCCAACAGGAGGACCTCGGGGCGGTTGACGAGGCCCTTGGCGAGCGCCAGCCGCTGCTTCAGGCCCGTGGAGAGCTCATTGTAGGGCACGGCCCGATACGGTGTGAGCTCGCACCAGTCGAGCAGCTCCTCGACGCGCAGCCGCCGCGCCCGGGCCGGCAGCCCGTAGAGGCGGGCGTAGAAGTCGAGAATCTCCGCGACCCGCAGGCTCCAGACGAAGTTCGCGTGCCCGCTGACGAGGTTGAGGCGCCGCCGGATTGCCCCCGGCTCCCGCATGAGGTCGTGCCCGAGGAGGGCGGCCCGACCGGCGTCGGGGGTGAGGATGGTCGCCAGGATGGAGAGGAGGGTCGTCTTGCCGGCGCCGTTCGGCCCCACGATGCCGTAGATGGTCCCGGGGGCGACCCGGAGGGAGACCCCGGTGAGCGCCTCACGGCGGCGCGGCCGGAGCCACCCGGTCACGAAGGTCTTCCGCAGCCCCTCTGCCTCCACCGCCCACATGGAGCCCTCCGCGTGTCTCTCCAGGATACCCCAACCGCGGGGGCGTTTCCACGCCGGGCGCTCCCGGGGGAGCCCGACCCCAAAAGAAATTCGGCCGGGAAAGCCCGCTGGGGTGTGGCAATTGGGGGGCACACCCCTTCGGACTTTCCCGGCCTGGGATGCAGCGCTCGGGAGGGAGGGATCGACGCGCCGCATTCCCATGCCCCGAGGCCGAGGCAAGTGCTCGAACCCCTCCCCGGGACACCATCCAGGTGGCCGGCTGCTGCGCCGGCTATCCAATCCTGATTGCGCTCTCCGGTCGCTACCGGGCCGCCGCCGGGATTCCTCCAGGACAACTGGTGCCGACTATTCTAGTGTACCTTGCCCGCGGCTTCCCGGCTACCCCTTTCGCCTTCGGTCCGTCCCGCCCTGCCTGCGCCCCCTAGATCACCCGGTTGCGCAGAACGCCGATCCCCTCGATCTCCACCTCCACCACATCGCCGCGCTTGAGCGGCCCCACGCCGGGGGGGGTCCCGGTCACGATGACGTCCCCGGGGGAGAGCGTCATGACCTGGGAGACAAAGGCCACCAGCGTCGGCACGTCGAAGATGAGCTGATCGGTGTTGGAGGACTGCCGGACCTCGCCGCCCACCCGCGCCTCGATGTGCAGCCGGTGCGGATCGAGGCCCGTGGCGACGCAGGGCCCCAGGGGCGCGAAGGTGTCGAAGGACTTGGCGCGCGTCCACTGGCCGTCCTTCTTCTGGAGGTCCCGGGCAGTGACGTCGTTGTGGCAGGTATAGCCCAGGACGTAGCGGAGGGCCTGGCCGCGGGGGATGTTCCGGCCCTTGCGCTTCATCACGATGGCCAGCTCGGCCTCGTAGTCCACCCGCTGCGCGACGGCCGGATAGACGATCCTGTCTCCGGGACCGATGAGGGCCGTGAGCGGTTTGAGGAAGAGGATCGGCTCGTCCGGGATGGGGTGGCCGAACTCGGCGGCGTGGTCCCGGTAATTGAGCCCCACGGCGACGATCTTCGTCGGCTCGCAGGGGGGGAGGAGGCGGACCCGGGCGAGTGGATAACTCGTCCGAGTGCGCCGGTACCGGCCGTAGATGCTCCCCCGGATCTCTGTGACCCGCCCATCCTCCAGGATGCCATAGCGGGGCGTCCCCCCTGCCCGGAACCGGACGAACTTCATTTCGCTTCCTCGCGGGTTGAGGCCCGGGGGGGGCCCCTAGGGGAGAAACGCCGGGGTGTAGACTTCCAGCAGCGCGAAGGTCCGCGGGAGCTGTCCCCCCGCCGCCATCAGCCTCTGGGTGACGTCCAGGGCTCGCTGGCTCATCCGCCCGTGCGGGGGGAAGGCCCCCTTCAGGGAGGCGACGGCCGCCAGCAGGACCCCCCTGGGGAACTTGCCCAGCGGGGTCTGCTGGAGAACCTCGGTGATCTCCTCCGGGCTCCGGTCGGTGATGTACCGGCTCCCCTTCAGGAGGGCCCGGACCATCCGGCGGACCGTGTCGGGGTGCTGCCGGGCGTACTCCTGCCGGACCAGAAGGCTCTCCAGCATGTACTCGCCGAGCTCCGAGTCCTCCCCCCTGGCCAGGTTGAAGAGCATGAGCGCGGTTCCCCGATCCACCGCCGTTTCCGGAACTGGAACGGTCTCGACGAGCACGTCGATCTTCCGCTGCTCGAGCGCCGCCAGGAGGACCGGCCCGGCCCCGGCGGCGATCATCTGGACGTCCTGTTCGGGGGTGTAGCCCGCCCGGCTGACGAGGGACGCGGCCACCTGCCAGGGGAGGGCGCCAGGCCCGCTGACCCCGAAGGTGAGACCTCGGATCGCCTGGAGCCGCT belongs to Candidatus Methylomirabilis sp. and includes:
- a CDS encoding SDR family oxidoreductase, producing MDLGLKGKVALVTGASQGIGLAIARALALEGTRLSICARTATTLEEAAGRIRAETGAEVLAVVADLAQGDGVRTVAARTVATFGRVDILVNNAGSTQRGDFLTVPDEQYWADWNGKLFATIRLSREVFSHMQRQRWGRIINIVGVAARNPVPTFMTGGTGNAAIVNFTKALADLGAPHNILVTAVHPSTTRTSRWEKRVAARAAAEGKSLEVAIREEGARMPLGRIAEPEEVAAMVTFLASERASYVTGTTIAVDGGATRGVTY
- a CDS encoding PIG-L family deacetylase: MPTALDFLSIGAHPDDAEIGTGAFLLKMKKRGHRTGILCLTEGDMGSGTPDQRRKEAAEAAAGLKVDAFEILNLGDTRLEDSFDNRVAVASLIRKYRPAVVLAPYYGLEPGRGRGHADHITGGHLASHAANFAHLEKFPAQGKPHVVKKVFYYFLAPYFRPTFIVPVDEEFPEAIEAMRAHASQFNRTDRPPFFPSRLEATAGYYGALIGAKYGQAFYVQDALRLEDPLPLFA
- a CDS encoding metallophosphoesterase family protein translates to MGASPASSGGRGGRHLVGLIADTHGRLDPAVFRLFAGVGLILHAGDIGDEGVLAALALVAPVRAVMGNADRGVLDERHPWHRVERVGTARLLLLHQIGRPEAPDPAVRDLLRRVRPHAVCFGHTHRPYRAVHDGILFLNPGGAGPRRFGLPRSVARLTVTGEKLATEIFPLPEVGG
- a CDS encoding S1C family serine protease, with amino-acid sequence MDAPPDLIQDVLPGTVAVAVRIREGHRSIPILGEERMGSGAVVDGRGYILTVNYLVLGAEEITVGLTDGRTVEAGVAAQDYDSGLALLRVEEAGLLALRMGSSLDLTLGDPVFAVGSTGQAERRGSGGLVTYLGEFDAEWEYMLDRAIVSTAENPGYGGGPLFDSRGLMVGSVSLTLEGVGQASLAIPVEAYRLHRLELLEHGGIVSRPHRAWLGCYVRGDEGEVLISGLVPGGPAEVGGLKPGDRIREVGFCSVSGRRDLYEELWKYRAGEQVTLTIRREEERLKVSLRSGEREVFFR
- a CDS encoding Xaa-Pro peptidase family protein — its product is MSAEALGIPPEEFAARQEEARRACAARGLAALLVVGRAFYDRPGSLAYLTNHFPPFPTAVVSGAMRGLGHAALLLPQQGAPILVADGPAVRRDLVAVEAVEVSSDLPRALAGVVQGRGLATARIGLAGADILPLTLFREMAAALPAVTWEPAEEIVNGMRQVKSPAEQDLLRQAAAVAAAGLAAAVSAVKPGVSEREVCAAGVGAALLAGADFVRYLRVHSGPWATWTSRWPQATDRVIGQGEMVTLDLIGARQGYQFDVLRTTVAGEVSPEQRRLLEAGLEATTAAVEAARPGVPAEHLVAVAHDRIAAAGFGGYARPFAGHAIGLETVEEPYLLPGVATPLRPGMALCVEPGIYVPELGGVCVEQEILVTEGRPEVITHAPTRLW
- a CDS encoding CoA pyrophosphatase, which codes for MLELAALRRVLANRRNPPAEGTGLRRAAVLVPLTGGAAGPRVLLVRRSATLHLHGGQIAFPGGTWEPTDADLLATALREAEEEISLRRADVEVLGALSDAVTATSRFCIRPFVAWVRPGTELAPHPAEVEAILPVSLALLREPANFREEQWERDGRTFPVYFYRAGTEVIWGATARILRELLDLLFAPGPAGGREGQ
- a CDS encoding NUDIX hydrolase translates to MRGARAPVRRHVSAGGVIFRVQEGLPEVALIGTRQGSVWGLPKGTVEPGEDVELTARREVREETGLDGALVAPLGSVQYWFYEKEARARVHKTVHFYLLEYAGGRPGDHDQEVEEVRWVLLPEAYERLSHDNERQILRRAWGLLQERIPGTPAPPAEGEDAGAGGAAEGPGQPAEPSR
- a CDS encoding ABC transporter permease, which translates into the protein MPSHIIKAGAFFVRNLRMTRRNAFTLFEVLFWPAVGLASLGLLTRFLALDPDTTAFVLTGTIALSVVQVCQLDVAYGLLFDMWSKSVKHQFLAPIGVGHLVAGSWAVGAVRGVLAFLVMASFSTWAFGFDFLKAGPLPLVLFLLGCLLSAGAVGVLVCILVLCFGYRAEVAAWSLVSMLMVLCGVYYPVGVLPAPLAAVGRALPLTGILEGFRAGYGFAPTVSAPWAAGFAWGVAYLAAGGLGLHWASRSARRSGMLLRLSE
- a CDS encoding ABC transporter ATP-binding protein, which codes for MWAVEAEGLRKTFVTGWLRPRRREALTGVSLRVAPGTIYGIVGPNGAGKTTLLSILATILTPDAGRAALLGHDLMREPGAIRRRLNLVSGHANFVWSLRVAEILDFYARLYGLPARARRLRVEELLDWCELTPYRAVPYNELSTGLKQRLALAKGLVNRPEVLLLDEPTVGLDPDMALKVRAQIAALRASEGVTILLCTHYMREAEQLCDRVAFLKRGMILAEGPPAELKRGLGLGDAVHLRTTGPLPDLAGLPGLLRWVVQDGQLTCTVDEAAARLPSLLGLLQAGGVRVEQLRVVEPDLEDVFVEYAKPHH
- a CDS encoding fumarylacetoacetate hydrolase family protein, which codes for MKFVRFRAGGTPRYGILEDGRVTEIRGSIYGRYRRTRTSYPLARVRLLPPCEPTKIVAVGLNYRDHAAEFGHPIPDEPILFLKPLTALIGPGDRIVYPAVAQRVDYEAELAIVMKRKGRNIPRGQALRYVLGYTCHNDVTARDLQKKDGQWTRAKSFDTFAPLGPCVATGLDPHRLHIEARVGGEVRQSSNTDQLIFDVPTLVAFVSQVMTLSPGDVIVTGTPPGVGPLKRGDVVEVEIEGIGVLRNRVI
- a CDS encoding ABC transporter substrate-binding protein; translated protein: MGILPLAVTLAVGAVRAPAAPGAEPKEIRVAQAGESPLFLPAYVASARGYFREQGLEVTQLPTGGNGREVQALIAGEVDFAVAGGASQLLAMEKGARLLAVANVGDKVAVNVAIHRDVAKARRITEGTPFAERLQAIRGLTFGVSGPGALPWQVAASLVSRAGYTPEQDVQMIAAGAGPVLLAALEQRKIDVLVETVPVPETAVDRGTALMLFNLARGEDSELGEYMLESLLVRQEYARQHPDTVRRMVRALLKGSRYITDRSPEEITEVLQQTPLGKFPRGVLLAAVASLKGAFPPHGRMSQRALDVTQRLMAAGGQLPRTFALLEVYTPAFLP